GTAACGAGAGAAGGAGAGAGGCGAATGATCCAAGGCTATGTATAGCCTGGAAGAGGTATGGACGGAAAGTAGAAGACTAAGTGGCTCTACCGTGAAACTGTTTAGTCGCAAGGGCTCCGATATGTATAGAGATTGAGCCACAACTTGCTCAGGCAGCAGGGTTTGACCCAGGGATAGCTTGATTCGGTCCTCATCCTCGGGATGGCTGTACACGCAATTGGACGGTTCGCACTCTACCAAGGTTTCCAGCAGCTGGTTAAGGTAGGCGTCTTCGATGTATACCCTAAACGGGGGAATCTGGCACCTCACACTTTGCAGTTGCATTTCATCTTGGTAAAAACTGAAAGTAAAGAGCGAGACATGGCTTCGCAGGCTTTGGTTCTGGTAAACACAATCCAAGCCGTAGATGGACGGCAGACCACAATGTCTTTTATAAAGTTGCTGGGCACACAGCAAGACTGGGAAATCGTACTTCCCGCTGGAGTACAATTGATTGTCAACCTGCAAGTTCGGCAGCTGCACCAGTAACTCGCGTTGGTCGTCATCGTCGTTGTAAACTATCATTGAATCATCGACATATACATTGCACACCTCCGTTTTCAGGAAGTCCTTCTCCCGACCATCCGTCTGTAGGCTAAATACAAAGCTCTTAATGAACACTTTGACCTTGGTAATGGTTTTGGTTTCGCACTCTTCACTAAAATGAACACAGGTCTCCATTTCTGGAAGCAGATCTATCGCAGCAATGTCGGTTTGACTTTCCTTTTCCTCTTCTGCTGGAAGCTCGCCGTTCTCCGGCTGTTTTAGTCGCGAGCGCAAGTCCTTGACCGAAAACTCTAGCTGCTGGGCTATATAGTAGATGTTCACCCGTATGGCACGATGCTTATCACAGACAACAACCTTGACGTCTCCAAACTTGGGTATATGCAGGAACTTTTTCCACGATTTGTCAGTTCTCAAAGGCTTCGACCAACCGATCTTGTTCTTGGCACAGCCTTTGTAGAAACATAAAAATTATCATTAGAGACGGAAAGGATATCCATGATTATAAAAACACTCACCACTGCTATAAACGGCCAGCGATAAATTGCACATGGTGAAGTCCACATCTGGAAAATTGGCATACATCTGCGGTGGGGTGTAATAGCATCTGCTTTGGGGTAAGACCAACTGATTCCACTCAAAGTTCCTGCCCAAAAATTCTGAATTCGTGCAAGTAACATTGCTATTGCCAGATGCACTGGTTTGGGCAACTATAAACTTAACATTGGTGCTGTTGCTAATTATTATCGCCGGAGCTTTGTCGTGGAAAACATTCAGATAGTGGATACCGTCCTTTTCTATTAAAGTAATCATGAGGGGAATGGACTCCGGTCCTGCCTGCAGGCTGAAGCAACGTCTCGTAAAGGGAATGCTCAAAGGAATGGGTATGGAAACGTCCCGATGGCCACCCACATTAAAGCAAACAAAATACACGAATGCAGTATCACAGTTGTGTTTAGCTTTGTGGGCATGGAGGTCATAAAAACAGTCCATGGTGACACCAGTACTAAATAAAGGAAATAAATGTAGTTCTTACTTTGAAAAGTGATAGAAATACGTACCAGTTCTTGGATAGATCCGTCGATTGAATATTGCAAGGCTTTTTGGCTAGAGAGAAGGCCTCGACTTCCTCTCGCGTACTCGTTTCTTTGTGATCCATGGCCAAGGGCAAGGCGATTAAATCAACGTCCGTGAAATTAGTGACCACAAACTTTGAGCGCAACTTTAACAGCCTTCTTCCGTCCGCCTCCAACCTGTATTCTAGAACCAATCGCAGCACCTCTTCGTTCCGCACTATAACCACATCCACAAAGGAATTGCATCGTAGTGACAACGTTCGAGCAGCATTTTGATTCTTAGGCTGTAATAGCTCCTCGAAACAGATAAGCGACGACCTAATCCATTCAGCACCACAGCGTACATTAAGAGTAAATGCAGTCCTGATTTTGGGAAGCATGTCCAGGGAGTTTGCTGCAATTCTATAGTGCGCTTGCTCTGGAAGCAAGTATACGGACACATCCTGATCGATGGCATTGATGAACATGGCCCAAGCAGTAACTTCCAACCCAAAGGTGCACGAGAACTCTCTGGTTGGCCCCGTTAGGTATTTCACATCATACGATTCTGGTGTGGGCATTCTGCGGCGAACTCGCATCTCTTCGTAATCGTTTAAGGGCCACTTGGGCTTATTAGATTTTCCCAGGTTATCTAGGGCCTTTTCTATGGTCCAAACCTTGGGATCGTAATGGAAGAACTTCTGCCAGTCCATGTTGCTTAGCATCAGCGTGTACATACTTTCGGAAGTACCTCGTAGAACCccactaaaaaaatacaagtattcaGTATAACAAGTTATGTTAAAATGAGAAACTACTTTTAAAACTTACGGATACTTGAAGGTAATAAAGTGGACGCTGTTATGGGTGGTGGGAGTGCTTAGTGCCCACCTTCCGCCCTTGCCCGGAATTTGGGTGTTCTCATTGGAGGTACTTTCAGTGACCCCAATGCTGCAGTTCAGCATGTTGCAGATCTCAAAGATCGGCCAAATGCAAACAAGTACTTTTTGGGGTTGGAAGCTTGCATCCCCATCTTCTATAGGAATATCTTCGCGCAAGACACGCACCCATATACTAATAAATTCGATTTCAGACTGGATGGGCACCTTGACCAGCCAGGGCAGATCATTGTTGTTCCTTAGCGGAATGTCTCCTGTACGACCTTTGCCGATGCCAGCTGCTAACTTCAGCCTAAAGAAATATGTATAAATCAAACCACTAGATAAGACAAAATAAGTGCTTACCGCATATTAATGGGTTCATCCCGCTCTATACTTTGATAAAACGAAGCTGATTTCTTATAGGGAAGTACATATTCCTGTGATCCTTGTTCGTCGTATGGATATCTCCCAAGACGAAATTCGGTGATGAGTTCGTGGGGAACCATGCTTATCACCTCAATTTGGCCCTTGATCAACACGTATATCTGTGTAGCCGATAGTTTACCCGTTTTAAGAGTAATACAGCTTTGTCCAATGCGTAAATGCTTTACTTTCTGGTCTTCTTCGAACTTGAGAGATATGGAAATCGATTCGCTGGCCTCCAATTCCTTAGTCTCCGGATTATAAATGAGCAGTGTTAGTTCTTGTCCATGAGAACAGCTTCTAAAGCTATAGAAGTGCGCTTCTCGAGGTGCCAAAGTTATTTGTTCCACTGTCCCTGTTTGTCCGAACATTAGGGGCACTTGCATTCGATTAATTACAACGCACTTGGGCACCAGGACGCACcgcttttctttttgttgcaTAACTTCCTGCCAGTGGCGCTTGGAACTCAGAAGCGTATGTATCGCGTACGGACCACAATTAATCCTGAGCTTATCCACCATAAAATTCGCATCCACCAAGGAACGCGGACTGTTGCATAATCTAACATAGCTGCTAAACTTCATGGGCTCGACAATATCCAGCATGTTGAGGAAGCCATAATCCAAGCATTTTATACGAGTTCGCAGATCAGTCTGCAAGCTGAAAtcgtttttggaaaatattgcaGAATGCACCTGCAAATCTTCCACGTTAATGGTTAAAAACGTTTGGTGAACTTCAGGCGTTTCCTTAATATTGTATTCCTTCAAAGTGGATGGCAATTCACCAATGGAATCGTTCTGGTTCAACAAATTGACTTCAATATCCTGGCAATGGAGCAGCAACTGAAGTTTGGGCACTTTTTCGGCCATAAACACGGTATCGATGCGCATGCAACCAACCAGAACTTTTGGGTGCAAAATAAAATCCTTATTTTCATCCGCTTTAAATTCCGGATGCAATTGAGTGCCGTCGATCTTTGAAAAATTAACTTCAATAATTTATGCTATAAACGAAATTCTTACAATTTCCTTACCGATATTAGGTCCTCGTCTTCATCTCCGTCAAAGCATGTTTCGTCTACAGATATAAGGGATTGCAATATAACAACCCTCCAAATAGTGGCACAGATAGGACGGTCCGGTGGCTTCAGTTCTTTGGTGACTGTCTCCGAAAGCATAAAATCACAGTAATGTAGAAATGCTTCATGTGGCTCACTGAAATACTCCATGCGGCACTTGATATGTATGGGACTGCTGACCTTTAAAAATCAATGGAAAATCCTGTTTATTTTTAACCGATCGGGTTCTATTAAATACTACTTACTGGCATAGGAACTGGATATATATGAATGCTTGTCATTTGACGCGGCTGGGGATATCGCCAGCAAATAATACCATAGTTTTTCTTGATAATCTGAACTTGGTAGGGCATCGGAAGCACAGACTCAgagtttaaataaacaaactgaAAGGCGCCAGCTCTgcggtttaaaaaaatattttaaacaagaaaggaaagctaacttcgggcggagccgaagtgatACACCCTTGCGGTTAAAATTGGATGTTTATTCCAAATATCGCATATAGGTAGTAACCTATCCTTATAAGCAGTTTCGTATAAAACTAATTATTTTGAGGTCGATACGACTTCTGGATCGATACGATGCGAtaggatcgatttgccaccattctgcatcaaaatcccgagacaaaatattttttagattttttgtccatttttcgtgatgggatcccttgaaaatggggttttccactatagggcccacagcgatggctatatcttccacaatcctgatccgattctcaagcggagtaccttaaacgatttctggatcgattcgtcaccattctgcatcaaaatcctgagacaaaatatttgttggattttttgtccatttttcgtgatgggatcccttgaaaatggggttttccactatagggcccacagcgatggctatatcttccccaatccagatccgattctcaagcggagtaccttaaacgatttctggatcgatttgccaccattctacatcaaaatcccaagacaaaatattttttagattttttgtccatttttcgtgatgaaaattcctttaaaatggcgttttcctctatagggcccacagcgatggctatatcttccccaatcctgatccgattttcaagcggagtacctcatactatttctggatcgattcgccaccattctgtatcaaaatcctgagacaactttttttttatatttttcataatgCAAATTAGGAATCaattgaaaatggtgttttccgtTATAGGATCTTTATGAAAGTCGTATGTCGTactattttgccaaaaacaaaatccaaattttgcaaaaacaaTCCATACTAAatctgaactctctaactgtaCAGCATATCAAATTTatggaggtgatcctgatcaagaatatacatatgtatatattttatagggaTGTTTAtagagatgtctccttcactgcattACAAACTTTTGAccaattattataattatttcattattatattattaatatatatattattatgttattaaaactataatattctctgcaagggtgtaaAAATGTATAAGTACAAATAGAGGAGACTTACCGGAGGTCATCTTGGTAGAATTCCGCATTGGATTTCGGTGGTTTTTTGCTTCTTTCAATTGACTCCTTTGATGGAGTGCATTTTATTAGAGTATTTAAAGATGCTTCATCTGGAGTACCTAAAACTGGACGATGGTACAGAAACTGCTGCCACTCCTGGTTGAAAAATTCCTGGATACGATTGACTCCGTCCCTGGCTTTTTGCAATTGTAAAATACTTTGAACTCCAGCATCAACATGGAGGAAGTTCATCTTGAGCGTAGAATTAATAAGAAGCTCATCACACCATGGTTCGCTGATCAAGTCCGCCGACAAGCGCATCGTCAGAGGATGCAGCAGCATCTTACCCCCGGCCTGAAGATAAATGGAGCCGAGGGTGGACCTAATAACGGCCTTTTGGGGGCGATTGCTGAACTTAATGCGAGTGCTGAGGTCTAGGCAAACAAGACTACATTTGTAGGTTCGGGCGTCGTCGTAAAACTTTATGGTGATTTGGTCACAGGAAAAGTGCAGCCTATCCGCATTGTAGCAATTCACCTTCAACTGCCGCAGTTGAGACCCCTCCTCAACGGGTCGTTGACTTCGAACTGAAAAGCATGGAGCCTCGTAAAGAACAGTGTTGATTCGAATCAAGTCACTGGCCAGTTGCTTTATGTTCGACTCGCCCAACCAAAGAATAATGGGCTTCCGCAACTCAACATCTAATTCCATTTGCTGTATCCGGTCGTATTGCGTTTTTATGGTAAGCAACGGTGGTGGTATCCCCGAACTGCTGAGCTGGCCAGGCAAGGTGTCAAATATCGGTTCATTAAACTCCTTCAAGGATGAATCGCTGTTTGGATtcttttttgaagaaaaaacgCTTATATTAAAGTTGAATATCGATGCTTGGGTAACGGATCCCTTTAGGTTTTGCGTGGACATGAAACTTGGTTGAGAAATCATCACTTGGACCAGCGGTTTCGTCACAGTCCCGTCCAAATCGTTAAGCTCTATCAAAtcataaatctttaaaataaatgtaccAGCCACAAAAGAAACGCTTCGAGGATAATTCAATGCAGACGGCGCGCGTCCACTTCGCTGAAAGTCTTCTCCGTGAAAAGACTGCGTTCTATAGATTCCTTTTGAGCGAGTACCCAAGTATACGCCAGAATCACTTAGGCAGGATCCGTAGAAGACGTCGCTACTACCTCGGACGTCGAAGAACTTGTCAGAATTCTCGTGTTTGGCTGATAGCTTCTTTTTGTAAAAGGTTTTCGTACATGGTTGGCAATctcttgaaaaataaaacgagTTATCAATGATTTCGTGAACTGATGCCACTCCAATGGTCCTGTGCGATGTTCGCTTGGCTTTCAAGCCATCAATACTACAGAAATTATTGAGGATGCACTGCAATCCCTGCAAGCGCCGGATAATGCAACTGACAAGAGTGATTTGATGGGTGTTTAAAGCAGCGACGAAATCGGTCACACAGTTGTACTCTATACTTTGACCAGAAACCAAAAATCGATCGTAGCTGATGGCGGGAGCATAGATCATGATAAAATCAAAGTCCTTGAATATCTCCATGTGATCAAGTTCAGGGGAACGTGTCTGGTTATTCCACTCGAAGGCTGGGTTGTTGTGCTCGCTGGCCAGGCTCTTCTCCTTTCGGTATTTTTGGGTTTGCTCCCAGTTCCCCGTTGATAAAGATACCTTTCTAACGCTGAACTCATATTGGCGGTCCTCCACCAAAGCACCTGGAGTGCTGAGCATATTAAGCTCTGCAGCTTTTTGATAGATATCCTGCCTTACGAGCTGCCGCACAAGTGGGTTCTCCAGACTTGGAGTAAGTTGAATACTTTCAAGCTGCGGCAcagaataataatataatcagatacgaaaaataaaatgtatttctttGAAACACCTACCCTTAGAAACAAAACACTGCAACTCTTCTTGCCAGTGGCCAGTGGAAGGTAAACAAAAATACCTTTGCTATTTAAATGCACTATGGGTAGGTCCTGGACCGTCGTTATCGTACTAGCAGCTGTTGAACTAGAAGAGCTTGCGTTGTTGTCTGTTCCTGAACCTGTTACAATTTCAATCACCTCACAAAGAGGGACTACAAACTCGGTTATTTGGTCCAAGTCTAGTACCATCTCAATGGGCTGCACTTCGATCAGGACCTCCGAAATTGTGCGTTGTTTGTTGTGTGGGTTTTTGGCTCCAATCTTGGCATACAGATCTTCCAGACTGACGGTTGTGACCACCACACTTATGAGAGGCAGGTTAGAGCTATCTCCGAGCATTTTCACATGGATGTTTTCCACCTTTTCCCAGTCTTGCTGCTTTGCTTCGTAGTAGTTAACTCCCACGTTTTCGATTTTGGTGGTGATTTTATTGAACTCGCGGTTTTTGTCAATATTGAGAAGAAGATCCTCTATGATAATTGATATTTTACTGTGCTTGGAGCCCATGGCGTTCTCCATTTCAAAACTTATTCGTGGTATCGTCCATTGGCAGAAGACCACAAGAGAACTTTTGGGAGCTGTAAAATATACTTATAGCTCTATTTCGTAATTGAACATTTAATATCTTTTCACCTTTTGCTTTTGGAGGCGCCTGAAAGTTGGGATCCAGCTCCAGGAATTCTTTGATAGCGGGATAATACTGAGAACTGCCCGTATAAACCTCCAACTTGGGCTTGCGTTCCGATGAGTTGCAAGTGGGCTCATTCGGATGAAGTGAACTTAAAACCTTGGAAATAATCTGGTAATGCTCATGTAGCAATTTCACCTGGAAGAAATTCGAGTtagataaatatatacataaatttcAAGATAAAAGCTTACCCGCtgtgcaaaaatatttatgtcagACATATCTACGTGGACATTGATCGAGTATATTCCCTGATCCCTCTTCTTTTCAAGTTTTTCGTCCGCTTTATGAGAGAGAGCTAGAGTTATAGATGTTCTTACTGGATCCACAATCATTTCGGTGACCTGAGCTTGGCGATAGCATACATGGAATTCGCTTAGCTCAATTACCCAGTTGAAGGATTCTGGTTTGGATGGCACAAAAACTACAGACTTGATGTTGCCTCGTGATATTGGATCTCCGTTGCCAGATTTTACTTTCACAA
The Drosophila bipectinata strain 14024-0381.07 chromosome 3R, DbipHiC1v2, whole genome shotgun sequence DNA segment above includes these coding regions:
- the Vps13B gene encoding intermembrane lipid transfer protein VPS13B isoform X2; this encodes MFKLESYITPILLSYVAKYVKNFRDEDAQVSLWEGEVTFQNLDLRLEVLEEELNLPVELVSGHIHELSIQVPWTKLMSEPVKIVINTIEFVAKLPDGESKQRRASLQREREKRASLEQPEQPKGSPAASSSSMVNKIINNIALQCHNIILKYVEDDIVVSMNVQCLNFMSAGEDWKAAMVDVHPVSVLMRKVLQVSDLTICLDKRNTAGRIEVCQEPVLYRCTLECRVLRKYNANTKDTSSTTRIGVFTKSLDINVSSLQFPMVMRLLKMLLDLKPAEKEEVPENSQDQEEATEGGEAQQRQEPTGQGVFGWAWNLLPSFDAQSPSPSCDNPPGHAFDIGLYAEELNFHLKNSEYFTDQSMGGIKRIKYSPILRISLGGLYFERSQLKENDWANIKAGLSRIYMEPLGAYRSEELVDRNLISTQEVSEERSFIDKSLFDEHYTLYDRTWCTFNYEDYLARNTEEYMLFRTPVLAFDIIEYRVPKTNSHPLAESQLRDLGVRIQYRLLSAGITFHFSQSFQQVKNLITDLIRPYDYPGYHAEPKNAATTPEEHNASGLELMTATDLEYLVGLVPICNYKIELRNMVINFYPRQQQIETSAINQHQLSTAVKQSLLPHLQLKVSLVEGIVCGPVNPQRLVQFVVPLQDKPREVVNACYTSYTFNMKNITLMIMNTAPECCRAKFLNIPRMKVKLNRLLLPHMWKKNETPLETLEIKSEIIAIEFSKRELIIANRLLPLITSFNAKDLSDLSHLVTQVNVHSDVIKMQTLVTKLSADYHKYHSHMSAMASIQKLNADAVHTKMNARNVVLSTSTTNSSKWLELQMQLPLEDETQEKTEKIPGTVVALWLEPFRVTMDLYLLQFLNFSDHTGKRHSHETVENDSEIVSLSEQPITQSVSNYSTISMPLNDYQPRRISRNLTRKISVPEETVHLSSERDERHTQMEPVNPVVSSKPVPKAYDSSAFVKRLNNLVILLEISQSKIDVCEHMQRKSPTEKDTQYTSIRLPFVKVKSGNGDPISRGNIKSVVFVPSKPESFNWVIELSEFHVCYRQAQVTEMIVDPVRTSITLALSHKADEKLEKKRDQGIYSINVHVDMSDINIFAQRVKLLHEHYQIISKVLSSLHPNEPTCNSSERKPKLEVYTGSSQYYPAIKEFLELDPNFQAPPKAKAPKSSLVVFCQWTIPRISFEMENAMGSKHSKISIIIEDLLLNIDKNREFNKITTKIENVGVNYYEAKQQDWEKVENIHVKMLGDSSNLPLISVVVTTVSLEDLYAKIGAKNPHNKQRTISEVLIEVQPIEMVLDLDQITEFVVPLCEVIEIVTGSGTDNNASSSSSTAASTITTVQDLPIVHLNSKGIFVYLPLATGKKSCSVLFLRLESIQLTPSLENPLVRQLVRQDIYQKAAELNMLSTPGALVEDRQYEFSVRKVSLSTGNWEQTQKYRKEKSLASEHNNPAFEWNNQTRSPELDHMEIFKDFDFIMIYAPAISYDRFLVSGQSIEYNCVTDFVAALNTHQITLVSCIIRRLQGLQCILNNFCSIDGLKAKRTSHRTIGVASVHEIIDNSFYFSRDCQPCTKTFYKKKLSAKHENSDKFFDVRGSSDVFYGSCLSDSGVYLGTRSKGIYRTQSFHGEDFQRSGRAPSALNYPRSVSFVAGTFILKIYDLIELNDLDGTVTKPLVQVMISQPSFMSTQNLKGSVTQASIFNFNISVFSSKKNPNSDSSLKEFNEPIFDTLPGQLSSSGIPPPLLTIKTQYDRIQQMELDVELRKPIILWLGESNIKQLASDLIRINTVLYEAPCFSVRSQRPVEEGSQLRQLKVNCYNADRLHFSCDQITIKFYDDARTYKCSLVCLDLSTRIKFSNRPQKAVIRSTLGSIYLQAGGKMLLHPLTMRLSADLISEPWCDELLINSTLKMNFLHVDAGVQSILQLQKARDGVNRIQEFFNQEWQQFLYHRPVLGTPDEASLNTLIKCTPSKESIERSKKPPKSNAEFYQDDLRAGAFQFVYLNSESVLPMPYQVQIIKKNYGIICWRYPQPRQMTSIHIYPVPMPVSSPIHIKCRMEYFSEPHEAFLHYCDFMLSETVTKELKPPDRPICATIWRVVILQSLISVDETCFDGDEDEDLISIDGTQLHPEFKADENKDFILHPKVLVGCMRIDTVFMAEKVPKLQLLLHCQDIEVNLLNQNDSIGELPSTLKEYNIKETPEVHQTFLTINVEDLQVHSAIFSKNDFSLQTDLRTRIKCLDYGFLNMLDIVEPMKFSSYVRLCNSPRSLVDANFMVDKLRINCGPYAIHTLLSSKRHWQEVMQQKEKRCVLVPKCVVINRMQVPLMFGQTGTVEQITLAPREAHFYSFRSCSHGQELTLLIYNPETKELEASESISISLKFEEDQKVKHLRIGQSCITLKTGKLSATQIYVLIKGQIEVISMVPHELITEFRLGRYPYDEQGSQEYVLPYKKSASFYQSIERDEPINMRLKLAAGIGKGRTGDIPLRNNNDLPWLVKVPIQSEIEFISIWVRVLREDIPIEDGDASFQPQKVLVCIWPIFEICNMLNCSIGVTESTSNENTQIPGKGGRWALSTPTTHNSVHFITFKYPGVLRGTSESMYTLMLSNMDWQKFFHYDPKVWTIEKALDNLGKSNKPKWPLNDYEEMRVRRRMPTPESYDVKYLTGPTREFSCTFGLEVTAWAMFINAIDQDVSVYLLPEQAHYRIAANSLDMLPKIRTAFTLNVRCGAEWIRSSLICFEELLQPKNQNAARTLSLRCNSFVDVVIVRNEEVLRLVLEYRLEADGRRLLKLRSKFVVTNFTDVDLIALPLAMDHKETSTREEVEAFSLAKKPCNIQSTDLSKNCTGVTMDCFYDLHAHKAKHNCDTAFVYFVCFNVGGHRDVSIPIPLSIPFTRRCFSLQAGPESIPLMITLIEKDGIHYLNVFHDKAPAIIISNSTNVKFIVAQTSASGNSNVTCTNSEFLGRNFEWNQLVLPQSRCYYTPPQMYANFPDVDFTMCNLSLAVYSSGCAKNKIGWSKPLRTDKSWKKFLHIPKFGDVKVVVCDKHRAIRVNIYYIAQQLEFSVKDLRSRLKQPENGELPAEEEKESQTDIAAIDLLPEMETCVHFSEECETKTITKVKVFIKSFVFSLQTDGREKDFLKTEVCNVYVDDSMIVYNDDDDQRELLVQLPNLQVDNQLYSSGKYDFPVLLCAQQLYKRHCGLPSIYGLDCVYQNQSLRSHVSLFTFSFYQDEMQLQSVRCQIPPFRVYIEDAYLNQLLETLVECEPSNCVYSHPEDEDRIKLSLGQTLLPEQVVAQSLYISEPLRLNSFTVEPLSLLLSVHTSSRLYIALDHSPLSFSRYERQQILTVPLRFGQSLGLHYLSGAIFGAGWVVGSLEILGSPSGLARSFSTGLKDFVSMPVQGLFRGPWGFLVGVTQGSASLLRNVTAGTVNSVTKLAGSVARNLDRLTLDAEHIELTEARRRARPQGFADGLTQGLTGLGISLLGAVGGLAHHTLEARSSVGVIAGLTKGIVGALTKPISGAAEMLALTGQGVLHTVGFNAMPQQVEPSVTRNLALHGSSNRIWNYLPDELSQDQVLFFCEITLLVGSQLRPALLFLTSSILAIMQSDSEDLSFASPVSKVDIVADREDPSKLYVSLKSEQRDDLEGQNYTNERIMKFLNASRLQGIAHDSLSDLLQVPEQDALDRMQRQSKCIFFIKPNIGEHLIHYLKVINRIQD